One Devosia lacusdianchii genomic window carries:
- a CDS encoding aldo/keto reductase — translation MKTRRLGKTGFEVSEIGLGCWQLGGDFGPVGDDTAKAILDAANDAGVSFWDTADVYGGGLSESRIGAHAKPAGLKVATKVGRSGALFPDKFSKDGVRASLLGSAQRLGVASLNLAQLHCVPTEVLRDGAIFGWMDELRDEGLVRNWGASVETIEEGMICLEQPGCATLQIIFNLFRQDAAAELLPQAAEKDVGIIVRLPLASGLLSGKYDKATRFDASDHRNYNADGQAFSVGETFSGIPFERGVELVGELRGLAPEALPMSQFALRWILDHPQVSTIIAGVSKPAQMADNVAASEQKSLFPALMGRLSEWYEKDVKPEIRGGV, via the coding sequence ATGAAAACGCGGCGCTTGGGAAAGACGGGCTTTGAGGTTTCCGAGATCGGTCTCGGGTGCTGGCAGCTGGGCGGCGATTTCGGGCCCGTGGGCGACGACACAGCCAAGGCCATCCTCGACGCCGCCAACGATGCCGGGGTCAGTTTCTGGGATACGGCGGACGTCTATGGTGGTGGGCTGAGCGAGAGCCGGATCGGCGCACATGCCAAGCCGGCGGGTCTCAAGGTCGCGACCAAGGTGGGGCGCTCGGGGGCGTTGTTTCCCGATAAGTTCAGCAAGGATGGGGTGCGAGCGAGCCTTCTGGGTTCGGCGCAGCGGCTGGGCGTTGCGAGCCTCAATCTGGCGCAGCTGCATTGCGTGCCGACCGAGGTGCTGCGCGACGGCGCGATCTTCGGCTGGATGGACGAGCTGCGGGACGAGGGGCTGGTCAGGAACTGGGGCGCCAGCGTCGAGACCATCGAGGAAGGCATGATCTGCCTCGAACAGCCGGGCTGCGCGACGCTGCAGATCATCTTCAACCTATTCCGGCAGGACGCGGCGGCGGAGCTATTGCCACAGGCGGCGGAGAAGGATGTTGGCATCATCGTGCGGCTGCCGCTGGCGAGTGGGTTGCTGAGCGGGAAATACGACAAGGCGACGCGGTTCGATGCGTCTGACCATCGCAATTACAATGCCGACGGACAGGCGTTTTCGGTCGGCGAGACGTTTTCGGGAATTCCGTTCGAGCGCGGCGTGGAATTGGTGGGCGAGTTGCGCGGATTGGCGCCAGAGGCGCTGCCGATGAGCCAGTTCGCTTTGCGCTGGATTCTGGACCATCCGCAGGTGTCGACGATCATTGCTGGCGTCAGCAAGCCGGCGCAGATGGCTGATAATGTCGCCGCGAGCGAGCAGAAGAGCCTGTTTCCGGCGCTGATGGGGCGGCTGAGCGAGTGGTATGAGAAGGATGTGAAGCCGGAGATCCGGGGCGGAGTGTAG
- a CDS encoding ABC transporter ATP-binding protein, translating into MSQNLVEIDNLHIAFPREDGSYADAVRGVNLSLGREKLGIVGESGSGKSLTGRALLGVLPSYARISVDKMTFDGIDLTTANARLRRSLRGGRMGMIMQDPKFSLNPVMRVGLQIVEAIRIGDRKLPKRDAYKQALAILEAVHIRDPERVFSLYPHELSGGMGQRVMIAMMVVREPDLLIADEPTSALDVTVQTQVLAILDELVTRRGMGLIFISHDLRLVSRFCDRVIVMYAGRIVETLKADRLNEATHPYTQGLLACLPTIDGPLDPLPVLKRDAAWLEARP; encoded by the coding sequence ATGAGCCAGAACCTCGTCGAAATCGACAACCTCCACATCGCGTTCCCGCGCGAAGACGGCTCCTATGCCGATGCCGTGCGGGGCGTGAACCTCTCGCTCGGCCGCGAAAAGCTCGGCATTGTTGGCGAGTCTGGTTCCGGCAAAAGCCTGACCGGCCGCGCCCTCCTCGGCGTCCTGCCCAGCTATGCTCGCATCAGCGTCGACAAGATGACCTTCGACGGCATCGACCTGACGACCGCCAACGCTCGCCTCCGCCGCTCGCTGCGCGGTGGCCGCATGGGCATGATCATGCAGGACCCCAAATTCTCGCTCAATCCGGTGATGCGCGTCGGCCTCCAGATCGTCGAAGCCATCCGCATCGGCGACCGCAAGCTCCCCAAGCGCGACGCCTACAAGCAGGCTCTCGCCATCCTCGAAGCCGTCCATATCCGCGACCCCGAACGCGTCTTCTCGCTCTATCCGCACGAACTCTCCGGCGGCATGGGCCAGCGCGTCATGATCGCCATGATGGTGGTGCGGGAGCCCGACCTCTTGATCGCCGACGAACCCACCTCGGCCCTCGACGTCACCGTTCAGACCCAGGTCCTCGCGATCCTCGACGAACTGGTCACCCGCCGCGGCATGGGCCTGATCTTCATCAGCCACGACCTGCGCCTGGTCTCCCGTTTCTGCGACCGCGTCATCGTCATGTATGCCGGCCGCATCGTCGAAACCCTCAAGGCCGACCGCCTCAACGAGGCCACCCACCCCTATACCCAGGGCCTGCTCGCGTGCCTCCCCACCATTGACGGCCCGCTCGATCCGCTCCCGGTGCTCAAGCGCGACGCCGCCTGGCTGGAGGCTCGCCCATGA
- a CDS encoding NAD-dependent epimerase/dehydratase family protein: protein MTIAIIGGTGFLGTAVAHRLIARGHDVLAIARGREPVDLPAGARFAQADRMDTSAITQLLREHKAEAVVDIFTLSLRNTQPVLDAVAQIGCRYVLVSSTDVYSNYEGLLKKGSPAIRPEPATEDSPLRNLRYPYRGNSRRPKGVEDDLFEDYDKIPIEDAARADSRFPSTILRLPMIFGPLDKQHRFAWTIHNAANRPFAIDERVADWLNSYGYIDDMADALALAATHPAAAGRTYNAAQPTDKTVRQWAETILRTMGLDPEIVILPPDANAIMADRASASDLRYPLTLDSTRIRAELGFTELLTEREALERTIVWELSKS from the coding sequence ATGACCATAGCCATCATCGGCGGCACCGGATTTCTCGGTACGGCCGTAGCCCATCGCCTCATCGCGCGCGGCCATGACGTGCTGGCAATAGCCCGGGGCCGCGAACCGGTCGATCTACCCGCCGGCGCCCGCTTCGCCCAGGCCGATCGCATGGACACGTCAGCCATCACGCAGCTTCTGCGCGAGCACAAGGCCGAAGCCGTCGTCGATATCTTTACCCTCAGCCTGCGCAACACGCAGCCGGTGCTCGATGCCGTCGCCCAGATCGGCTGCCGCTATGTGCTGGTCAGCTCCACCGACGTCTATTCCAACTATGAGGGTCTGCTCAAAAAGGGGTCGCCCGCCATCCGCCCCGAGCCGGCCACCGAGGATTCCCCGTTGCGCAATCTGCGCTACCCCTATCGCGGCAATTCCCGCCGCCCCAAGGGCGTCGAGGACGATCTGTTCGAAGACTACGACAAGATTCCGATCGAAGACGCTGCCCGCGCCGATAGCCGCTTCCCCAGTACAATCCTCCGCCTGCCGATGATCTTCGGCCCGCTCGACAAGCAGCACCGCTTCGCCTGGACCATCCACAACGCTGCCAACCGGCCCTTCGCCATCGACGAACGAGTGGCGGACTGGCTTAATTCCTACGGCTATATCGACGACATGGCCGACGCCTTGGCTCTCGCCGCCACTCACCCCGCCGCCGCTGGCCGCACCTACAATGCCGCACAGCCGACCGACAAGACCGTCCGGCAATGGGCCGAAACCATCCTCCGAACCATGGGTCTCGACCCTGAAATCGTCATCCTGCCGCCCGATGCCAATGCCATCATGGCCGACCGCGCCAGCGCTTCCGACCTGCGCTACCCCCTGACACTCGACAGCACCCGCATCCGCGCCGAACTCGGCTTCACCGAACTGCTAACCGAGCGCGAGGCCCTCGAACGCACCATCGTCTGGGAACTGTCGAAGAGCTGA
- a CDS encoding ABC transporter ATP-binding protein, with product MIEVDHLTVRFGPSVAVDDVSFSVASGESFGLVGESGSGKSTILRTMMGLNPDWSGSIKIGGQDTKSTSRTDLARRAQMVFQDPYASLHPRYVIGHAIAEPMRINGMENAEARTVELLDLIGLGGQFRFRFPHELSGGQRQRVAIARALALNPKVLLLDEPTSALDVSIQAEILNLLNQLRRELNLTFVIVSHDMAVISYMCDRLMVMRHAKAVETLSRAQLRGRDVHQDYTRELIAAS from the coding sequence ATGATCGAAGTCGACCACCTCACCGTCCGCTTCGGCCCTTCCGTTGCAGTCGATGATGTCAGCTTCTCGGTCGCCTCAGGCGAGAGCTTTGGCCTTGTCGGCGAATCCGGCTCCGGCAAGTCCACCATTCTGCGCACCATGATGGGGCTCAATCCCGATTGGTCCGGCTCGATCAAGATCGGCGGTCAGGACACTAAGTCCACCAGCCGCACCGATCTGGCCCGCCGCGCCCAGATGGTGTTCCAGGACCCCTATGCCTCGCTTCATCCGCGCTATGTCATCGGCCACGCCATCGCCGAACCCATGCGCATCAATGGCATGGAGAATGCCGAAGCCCGCACCGTCGAATTGCTCGACCTCATCGGCCTCGGCGGCCAGTTCCGCTTCCGCTTCCCGCACGAACTCTCGGGCGGCCAGCGCCAGCGCGTCGCCATCGCCCGCGCTTTGGCGCTCAATCCAAAAGTGCTGCTGCTGGACGAGCCCACCTCAGCCCTCGACGTCTCCATCCAGGCCGAAATCCTCAACCTGCTCAACCAGCTTCGCCGCGAGCTGAACCTGACCTTCGTCATCGTCAGCCACGACATGGCGGTGATTTCCTACATGTGCGACCGCCTGATGGTCATGAGGCATGCCAAGGCCGTCGAAACCCTGAGCCGGGCCCAGCTCCGCGGCCGCGACGTCCATCAGGACTATACACGAGAGCTGATCGCGGCGAGCTGA
- a CDS encoding ABC transporter substrate-binding protein produces the protein MRLFKTLAAVALGAVMTATGAMAATPANTLVIADAIDDIITLDPGEVSEVGGVLASQQIYQPLVSFDPADATKIYGVLAESWTVSEDGKTFTFKMNPAAKFASGNPVTAHDAEYSLRRVILINSRISFILTQFGLTAENVEENIKATDDSTLVIQVDQKYAPSFVLYVLSSFTGGIVDSVLVKQHEGLTAEGTNDYGNAWLKSENSAGSGPYVLTKWDPKVSILLSRNENYWGTAPGVERIFLQHMPESATQRLALEKGDIDIANKLGPDDIGAVSANPDVSIMEGNSSTIYYFGLNVRNEALSNPKVVEAMKYLVDYQGIADSIGRGTVKVHQTMIPDGFLGGNIDYNPYSLDVEKAKALIAEAGVALPIKLETVVWNVPPYTEYAQAVQATMALAGIELDLQVVDGGQWLDRYRSHDLDIWFGLWGPDYPDPHSNAKAFTVNDPVDPEGSKGNLADRFGWNSGPLSDQVLAAVQEQDVEARKAQYDAIQRAHTDSSPFVYMFQDSRKVAMRSNVKGVVLGITFSDDRYGAVTKE, from the coding sequence ATGCGCCTGTTCAAGACGCTCGCAGCCGTTGCATTGGGAGCGGTCATGACCGCGACCGGCGCCATGGCCGCGACGCCTGCCAATACGCTCGTCATCGCCGACGCGATCGACGACATCATCACCCTCGATCCGGGTGAAGTCAGTGAAGTTGGCGGCGTGCTCGCCAGCCAGCAGATCTATCAGCCGCTGGTCAGCTTCGACCCGGCCGACGCCACCAAGATTTACGGCGTCCTCGCCGAAAGCTGGACCGTGTCGGAAGACGGCAAGACTTTCACCTTCAAGATGAACCCGGCCGCCAAGTTCGCCTCCGGCAATCCGGTGACCGCCCACGACGCCGAATATTCGCTGCGCCGCGTCATTCTGATCAATAGCCGTATCTCGTTCATCCTGACCCAGTTCGGCCTCACCGCCGAAAACGTCGAGGAAAACATCAAGGCGACCGACGACTCCACCCTCGTCATCCAGGTCGACCAGAAATACGCCCCCAGCTTCGTGCTCTACGTGCTTTCGTCCTTTACCGGCGGCATCGTCGACTCCGTGCTGGTCAAGCAGCATGAAGGCCTCACGGCCGAAGGCACCAATGACTATGGCAATGCCTGGCTCAAGAGCGAGAATTCCGCCGGTTCGGGCCCCTATGTCCTGACCAAGTGGGATCCAAAGGTCTCGATCCTGCTCTCGCGCAACGAGAACTACTGGGGCACCGCTCCCGGCGTCGAGCGCATCTTCCTCCAGCATATGCCTGAAAGCGCCACCCAGCGCCTGGCGCTGGAAAAGGGCGACATCGACATCGCCAACAAGCTTGGCCCCGATGATATCGGCGCGGTCTCGGCCAATCCCGATGTGTCGATCATGGAAGGCAATTCCTCGACCATCTATTATTTCGGCCTGAACGTCCGCAACGAAGCCCTCTCCAACCCCAAGGTTGTCGAGGCCATGAAGTACCTGGTCGATTACCAGGGCATTGCCGACTCCATCGGCCGCGGTACCGTCAAGGTGCACCAGACCATGATCCCCGACGGGTTCCTGGGCGGCAATATCGACTACAACCCCTATTCGCTCGACGTCGAGAAGGCCAAAGCCCTCATCGCCGAGGCCGGCGTTGCCCTGCCGATCAAGCTCGAAACCGTCGTCTGGAACGTCCCGCCCTATACCGAATATGCCCAGGCCGTTCAGGCGACCATGGCGCTGGCCGGTATCGAGCTCGACCTCCAGGTCGTTGACGGCGGCCAGTGGCTCGACCGCTACCGCAGCCACGACCTCGACATCTGGTTCGGTCTCTGGGGTCCGGACTATCCAGATCCCCATTCCAACGCCAAGGCTTTCACGGTCAACGATCCCGTTGATCCGGAAGGCAGCAAGGGCAATCTCGCCGACCGCTTCGGCTGGAATTCCGGCCCGCTGTCCGACCAGGTTCTTGCCGCGGTGCAGGAGCAGGATGTCGAAGCCCGCAAGGCCCAGTATGACGCCATCCAGCGCGCCCATACCGACAGCTCGCCCTTCGTCTACATGTTCCAGGACAGCCGCAAGGTTGCCATGCGTTCCAACGTCAAGGGTGTCGTCCTCGGCATCACCTTCTCGGATGACCGCTACGGCGCCGTGACCAAGGAATAG
- a CDS encoding alpha/beta fold hydrolase, producing the protein MAGQQQAQRSNLDHLVKHRRIDIDGVDTFYREAGSVGAPVLLLPHGYPSSSVEFRGLMPVLADGYRLLAPDFPGQGLSATPEDFDYSFDGYARFLERFVAALGVAKFALYLHDFGSQIGLRLAIARPEMITALIIQNGDIYEDVLGPKYAGLKAYFADKSADKAKAIEDAVSEEGFREEFLNDLRPELAETIAPDLWQFHWSLMTSRRKAIIIDIIKGLEQNLDWFPRYQAYLRKHQPPTLIVWGPQDGYMPAASARAYLRDLPEAELHLLDGGHWLLETNLGEVTELIDDFLARTLVRRP; encoded by the coding sequence ATGGCCGGGCAGCAACAGGCGCAGCGCAGTAATCTTGATCACCTGGTGAAGCACCGGCGGATCGACATTGACGGGGTCGATACGTTCTATCGCGAGGCGGGATCGGTTGGCGCGCCGGTGCTGCTGTTGCCGCATGGTTATCCCAGTTCGTCGGTGGAGTTTCGTGGGCTGATGCCTGTTCTGGCCGATGGATATCGGCTGCTGGCGCCGGACTTTCCGGGGCAAGGGCTGAGCGCGACGCCGGAGGATTTCGACTACAGCTTCGACGGCTATGCGCGCTTTCTCGAACGGTTCGTGGCGGCGCTGGGCGTCGCGAAGTTCGCGCTTTACCTGCATGACTTCGGCTCGCAGATCGGGCTGCGGCTGGCGATCGCACGGCCGGAGATGATCACGGCGCTGATCATCCAGAATGGCGATATCTACGAGGATGTGCTGGGGCCGAAATATGCGGGGCTCAAGGCGTATTTTGCCGACAAGAGTGCCGACAAGGCCAAGGCGATAGAGGATGCGGTGAGCGAGGAGGGGTTCAGGGAGGAATTTCTCAACGACCTGCGGCCGGAGCTGGCCGAGACGATAGCGCCCGATCTCTGGCAGTTTCACTGGTCGCTGATGACGTCGCGGCGCAAGGCCATCATTATCGATATCATCAAGGGACTGGAGCAGAACCTCGACTGGTTCCCGCGCTACCAGGCCTATCTGCGTAAGCACCAGCCGCCGACGCTGATCGTGTGGGGACCGCAGGATGGCTATATGCCGGCGGCGTCGGCGCGGGCCTATCTGCGTGATCTGCCGGAAGCGGAACTGCATCTGCTCGATGGCGGGCATTGGTTGCTGGAAACCAATCTTGGCGAGGTCACGGAGCTGATCGACGACTTTCTGGCGCGCACGCTCGTGCGACGCCCCTAG
- a CDS encoding GntR family transcriptional regulator, with product MLEVTEETMALRVVGALRDEIVTMALKPGDVISESDIAGRYGVSRQPVREAFIRLAQQGLLLIRPKRATVVKKISPEGVRQSRFIRESIEVEIIRRVAGKSGPDVADVLAELIAEQERASAADDTRGFHTLDELFHRTLARLAGVEYAWQLIDDHKMQLDRVRYLTLGVSSSQRAISEHKLIAAAVGKGDVDGAEAAMRAHLARAEVLLSQTIADFPDYFE from the coding sequence GTGCTCGAAGTGACCGAGGAGACCATGGCGCTGCGCGTGGTCGGCGCGCTGCGCGACGAGATCGTCACCATGGCGCTCAAGCCCGGCGACGTGATCTCCGAGAGCGATATTGCCGGCCGCTATGGCGTGTCGCGCCAGCCGGTGCGCGAGGCTTTCATCCGCCTGGCGCAGCAGGGATTGCTGCTGATCCGGCCCAAGCGGGCCACGGTGGTCAAGAAAATCTCGCCCGAGGGCGTACGCCAGTCGCGCTTTATCCGTGAGTCCATCGAGGTGGAGATCATCCGGCGCGTGGCGGGCAAGTCGGGCCCAGATGTGGCTGACGTGCTGGCCGAGCTGATCGCCGAGCAGGAACGCGCCTCGGCGGCGGATGATACGCGCGGTTTCCATACGCTCGATGAGCTATTCCACCGTACCCTGGCGCGGTTGGCGGGCGTCGAATATGCCTGGCAACTGATCGACGATCACAAGATGCAGCTCGACCGGGTACGGTATCTGACGCTGGGCGTATCGTCGTCGCAGCGGGCCATCAGCGAGCACAAGCTGATCGCGGCGGCTGTGGGCAAGGGCGACGTGGACGGCGCCGAGGCGGCGATGCGGGCCCACCTGGCACGGGCCGAGGTGCTGCTGAGCCAGACGATCGCCGATTTCCCCGATTATTTCGAATGA
- a CDS encoding ABC transporter permease: protein MHRPNAARPYRLNSPARPLRLITGLASWLLTVAITLLGLAALTFFIGRVLPIDPVLKIVGEKAPQEVYDRVFLELGLDKPVWVQFWDYITKLLRGDFGTSFATSRPVLTDLMNFFPATLELSTIGLLLGVLLGVPMGVASAYWHEKWPDHLIRIVGLIGYSVPVFWLGLVGLFLFYYKLGWVAGPGQLDVFYVGIVDRVTGSILIDSAIAGEWEIFFNAISHMILPALLLGYYSLAYISRMTRSVMLDQLSREYVLAARLKGASEFRVVTGHALRNAAIPLVTVIALSYGGLLEGSVLIETIFSWPGIGNYLYSSLFAADMNAVLGGTLLVGAVFVFLNMLSDVLYRTLDPRAR, encoded by the coding sequence ATGCACCGTCCCAACGCAGCTAGGCCATACCGCTTGAACTCACCTGCCCGACCACTGCGCCTCATCACCGGCCTCGCCTCCTGGCTGCTCACCGTGGCCATCACGCTACTGGGCCTGGCAGCGCTGACCTTCTTCATTGGCCGCGTGCTGCCCATCGATCCGGTGCTTAAGATCGTCGGCGAAAAGGCCCCGCAGGAAGTCTATGACCGCGTCTTCCTCGAGCTTGGACTCGATAAGCCCGTCTGGGTGCAGTTCTGGGACTACATCACCAAGCTTCTGCGCGGCGACTTCGGCACGTCCTTTGCCACGTCGCGCCCGGTCCTCACCGACCTCATGAATTTCTTCCCGGCCACGCTTGAGCTCTCCACCATCGGATTGTTGCTCGGCGTGCTCCTCGGCGTCCCCATGGGTGTGGCCTCGGCCTATTGGCACGAAAAATGGCCCGATCACCTGATCCGCATTGTCGGCCTCATCGGCTATTCCGTGCCGGTCTTCTGGCTCGGCCTCGTCGGACTCTTCCTCTTTTACTACAAGCTCGGCTGGGTCGCCGGCCCCGGCCAGCTCGACGTCTTCTATGTCGGCATAGTCGACCGCGTCACCGGCTCGATCCTCATCGACTCCGCGATAGCGGGCGAGTGGGAAATCTTCTTCAACGCCATCAGCCACATGATCCTGCCGGCTCTGCTGCTCGGCTATTACAGCCTTGCCTATATCTCGCGCATGACCCGCTCGGTCATGCTCGATCAGCTCAGCCGCGAATACGTCCTCGCGGCACGGCTCAAAGGAGCCAGCGAATTCCGAGTCGTCACCGGCCACGCTTTGCGCAACGCCGCCATCCCGCTCGTCACCGTCATTGCCCTCTCCTATGGCGGCCTGCTCGAAGGCTCGGTGCTGATCGAGACCATCTTCTCCTGGCCCGGCATCGGGAACTACCTCTATAGCTCGCTCTTCGCCGCCGACATGAACGCCGTCCTCGGCGGCACCCTGCTGGTCGGCGCCGTCTTCGTCTTCCTCAACATGCTGTCGGATGTGCTCTACCGCACCCTCGACCCGCGCGCGCGCTAG
- a CDS encoding helix-turn-helix domain-containing protein: MPDLTIDRETVARPIEASVDPTLGQRLRNRRKQIGKTLQQVASESGLTVGFISQIERGISTPSLASLYNVATALETSVDYFVSRAPQRTHSAVSHSGQRQTYKVGGTARFYEFLERGFPEAKLNACLSHVPPGHRSEMMRHEGEDFVYLVSGNMRYEVDGQTYLLSAGDTLHFDSRKPHRGDNIGEETAVELWVGTMQLFPE, translated from the coding sequence TTGCCGGATCTGACCATCGATCGCGAAACTGTGGCGCGGCCCATTGAGGCCTCGGTTGACCCGACATTGGGCCAGCGTCTGCGCAATCGCCGCAAGCAGATCGGCAAGACGCTCCAGCAGGTCGCGTCCGAGTCCGGCCTGACCGTCGGCTTCATTTCCCAGATCGAACGCGGCATTTCCACGCCCTCGCTCGCCTCGCTCTACAACGTCGCCACCGCCCTCGAGACCTCGGTCGATTACTTCGTCTCACGGGCGCCGCAGCGCACCCACAGCGCCGTCAGCCATTCCGGCCAGCGCCAGACCTATAAGGTCGGCGGCACGGCGCGCTTCTACGAATTCCTCGAGCGCGGCTTCCCCGAGGCCAAGCTCAATGCCTGCCTGTCCCACGTGCCCCCAGGTCATCGGTCCGAAATGATGCGCCACGAGGGCGAGGACTTCGTCTACCTGGTCAGCGGCAACATGCGCTACGAGGTTGACGGGCAGACCTACCTTCTCAGTGCCGGCGACACGCTGCACTTCGATTCCCGCAAACCTCACCGTGGTGACAATATCGGCGAGGAAACCGCCGTCGAGCTATGGGTCGGCACCATGCAGCTCTTCCCCGAATGA
- a CDS encoding Gfo/Idh/MocA family protein — protein MSKKFAIVGTGGRHQMFRDAVAITHAESAELVALCDVNQSRLALSANKVPDRTGNGIATYLAEDFDRMIAEQDPDTVIVTVPDYLHDEYIVRSLRSGRNVMTEKPMTIDVTRLKRILDAQRETGKSVTVTFNYRYSPARTQLKDILMSGTIGEITAIDFRWYLDRVHGADYFRRWHRYKDKSGGLLVHKSTHHFDLLNWWAASTPKSVSATGKRDFYTPEMAIKLGLEGHGERCHTCPVASRCDFFMDLEADEPLKELYLDAEDDDGYWRDKCVFADDITIEDTMQVQAQYASGASLNYTLVAYSPWEGLEVKFHGTKGELTHKHIEVHGVFAGGERDKEERHNMTTELHLAGGLPEQLTVWEGKGSHGGADPIMLGYLFDPEGMEADKYGRASDQVAGAWSILTGIAANQSIARNGERVSVDEMLQAAGIEL, from the coding sequence ATGTCCAAGAAATTCGCTATCGTCGGTACCGGCGGGCGCCACCAGATGTTCCGTGATGCGGTGGCCATCACCCATGCCGAAAGCGCCGAATTGGTGGCCCTGTGCGACGTCAACCAGAGCCGGTTGGCGCTCAGCGCCAACAAGGTGCCCGATCGCACCGGCAATGGTATCGCCACCTACCTGGCCGAAGATTTCGACCGGATGATCGCCGAGCAGGATCCCGATACAGTCATTGTGACCGTGCCGGATTATCTGCATGACGAATACATCGTGCGGTCGTTGCGGTCCGGGCGGAACGTGATGACCGAGAAGCCGATGACCATCGATGTGACCAGGCTCAAGCGCATTCTCGATGCGCAGCGGGAAACTGGCAAATCCGTGACGGTCACGTTCAACTATCGCTATTCGCCGGCCCGCACGCAGCTCAAGGACATCCTGATGAGCGGCACGATCGGGGAGATCACCGCGATCGATTTCCGCTGGTATCTCGACCGGGTGCATGGCGCCGACTATTTCCGGCGCTGGCACCGCTACAAGGACAAGTCCGGTGGGCTGCTGGTGCATAAATCCACGCACCATTTCGACCTGTTGAACTGGTGGGCGGCATCGACGCCCAAGAGCGTTTCGGCGACCGGCAAGCGGGACTTCTATACGCCGGAAATGGCGATCAAGCTGGGGCTGGAAGGGCATGGCGAGCGTTGTCACACCTGCCCGGTGGCCAGTCGTTGCGATTTCTTCATGGATCTCGAAGCCGATGAGCCGCTGAAAGAGCTCTATCTCGATGCCGAGGATGATGACGGCTACTGGCGCGACAAATGCGTTTTTGCCGACGACATCACCATCGAGGATACGATGCAGGTGCAGGCGCAATATGCGTCGGGGGCATCGCTGAACTATACGCTCGTCGCCTATTCGCCCTGGGAAGGGCTGGAGGTGAAGTTCCATGGCACAAAGGGTGAGCTGACGCACAAGCATATCGAGGTGCATGGCGTGTTTGCCGGCGGCGAGCGCGACAAGGAAGAGCGCCACAACATGACCACCGAGCTGCATCTGGCGGGCGGGCTGCCGGAGCAACTCACGGTGTGGGAGGGCAAGGGCAGCCATGGCGGGGCGGATCCGATCATGCTGGGCTATCTGTTCGACCCCGAGGGCATGGAGGCGGACAAGTATGGGCGGGCGTCGGATCAGGTGGCCGGCGCGTGGTCGATCCTGACCGGGATCGCGGCGAACCAGTCGATTGCTCGGAATGGGGAGCGGGTGTCTGTCGATGAGATGCTGCAGGCGGCGGGGATAGAGCTGTAG
- a CDS encoding ABC transporter permease → MTLATDPIANPRRALRAARIAEFKSFARRFARNPLGMVGLFIVIALLLCAAFAPLLATHDPYLPALGDRLAAPSSTYWFGADELGRDIYSRLIYGSRLTLLIVGLVIVTSAPVGLAIGAIAGNYGGWIDRIFMRVTDVFLAIPKLLLALAFVAALGPGIVNAALAITLTAWPPYARLARAEALVVRNSDYVNAIRLAGASDFHIIVFHIMPMCISSVIVRMTFDMAGIILTAAGLGFIGLGAQPPLPEWGAMISTGRKFIFDQWWVATVPGFAIFIVSLGFNLLGDALRDLLDPHLRQRR, encoded by the coding sequence ATGACCCTCGCGACCGACCCCATCGCCAATCCCCGCCGCGCCCTGCGCGCCGCGCGCATTGCCGAGTTCAAGAGCTTCGCCCGCCGCTTTGCCCGCAATCCGCTGGGCATGGTGGGCCTGTTCATCGTCATCGCCCTGCTGCTCTGCGCCGCCTTCGCGCCACTGCTGGCGACCCACGATCCCTACCTGCCCGCTCTGGGCGATCGCCTCGCCGCCCCCAGCTCCACCTATTGGTTCGGCGCCGACGAACTCGGCCGCGACATCTATTCCCGCCTGATCTACGGCTCGCGCCTGACCCTGCTGATCGTTGGTCTCGTCATCGTCACCTCCGCCCCGGTCGGCCTCGCCATCGGCGCCATAGCGGGCAATTACGGCGGCTGGATCGATCGTATCTTCATGCGCGTCACCGACGTGTTCCTCGCCATCCCGAAGCTCCTGCTGGCGCTGGCCTTCGTCGCCGCCCTCGGACCCGGCATCGTCAACGCCGCCCTGGCCATCACCCTGACGGCCTGGCCACCCTATGCCCGCCTCGCTCGGGCCGAGGCGCTGGTGGTGCGCAATTCGGACTACGTCAACGCCATCCGCCTGGCCGGCGCGTCCGACTTCCACATCATCGTCTTCCACATCATGCCCATGTGCATATCCTCGGTCATCGTCCGCATGACCTTCGACATGGCCGGCATCATTCTCACCGCCGCCGGTCTCGGCTTCATCGGTCTCGGCGCCCAGCCGCCTCTGCCTGAATGGGGCGCGATGATTTCCACCGGCCGCAAGTTCATCTTCGACCAGTGGTGGGTGGCGACCGTGCCCGGCTTCGCCATCTTCATCGTCAGCCTCGGCTTCAACCTGCTTGGTGATGCCCTGCGCGACCTGCTCGACCCCCATTTGAGGCAGCGCCGATGA